The Uruburuella testudinis genome window below encodes:
- a CDS encoding 3-hydroxyacyl-CoA dehydrogenase/enoyl-CoA hydratase family protein — protein MTAKNFVIRKAAVLGAGVMGAQIAAHLANAKVPVVLFDLPAKEGPKNGIVQKAIDALKKQKPAPLAGKEAIAYISAANYDDDLAKLADCDLVIEAVAERLDIKESLYTKVAPHLGEHTIFATNTSGLSVETLSGKFPADLKHRFCGVHFFNPPRYMHLVELIPTAATAPEYLDNLERFLVSTLGKGVVRAKDTPNFIGNRIGVFSMLATIYNTEKFGLRFDVVDDLTGKRLGRAKSATFRTADVVGLDTFAHVAKTMEDNLPQDPWHAHFTLPQWLHTLIENGALGSKTKAGIFKKEGKRIMMFDPAAGEYVASNKKADSEVTDILKEKDWGKKLAALRASDNPQAQFLWAILRDSFHYIAVHGHSIATTARDVDFAIRWGFGWEQGPLEIWQAAGVQQVAGWIQEDIDAGEAMSNAPLPEWLKGVEAFHNNEGSFNFSTGAYDARSSLDVYQRQFRPAALLGENLPPLGKTVFETEVMRGFTFDDEILVIENLNKMRAISRAVLESINQAIAIAEKDFKALVFWAPEAPFSVGADLKSMMPEFATGDFEAIESMVKLFQDTSMNLRYSQIPTVSAVQGFAFGGGCEFVMHSNKVVAALESYVGLVEVGVGLIPAGGGTKDFALQAARASQGDLLAALKDRYMNLAMAKVATSAIEAKEMGFMRESDVVVFNSYELLHVALAEAKTLADSGFRPDMPATFPVAGRSGAASIKGQLLNMKEGGFISEYDMHIGSQIAWVITGGDVDPGTLVDEQWVLDLERQVFVDLLKNEKTLERIENMMSTGKPLRN, from the coding sequence ATGACCGCAAAAAACTTCGTTATCCGTAAAGCCGCCGTGCTCGGTGCGGGCGTGATGGGCGCGCAGATTGCCGCCCATCTGGCCAACGCCAAGGTGCCGGTGGTGCTGTTTGACCTGCCGGCGAAAGAAGGCCCGAAAAACGGCATCGTGCAAAAAGCCATCGATGCGCTGAAAAAGCAAAAACCTGCGCCCCTGGCCGGTAAAGAGGCCATCGCCTACATCAGCGCCGCCAATTACGACGACGATTTGGCCAAGCTGGCCGATTGCGATTTGGTGATCGAAGCCGTGGCCGAGCGCCTCGACATCAAAGAAAGCCTCTATACCAAAGTGGCGCCGCATTTGGGCGAACACACCATTTTCGCCACCAACACATCGGGCTTGTCGGTTGAAACCCTGAGCGGCAAATTTCCTGCCGATTTGAAACACCGCTTCTGCGGCGTGCATTTCTTCAACCCGCCGCGCTATATGCACTTGGTAGAGCTGATTCCCACCGCCGCCACCGCCCCCGAATATCTCGACAATCTCGAACGCTTCTTGGTAAGCACGCTGGGCAAAGGCGTGGTACGCGCCAAAGACACCCCCAACTTTATCGGCAACCGCATCGGCGTATTCTCGATGCTGGCCACCATCTACAACACCGAAAAATTCGGCCTGCGCTTCGATGTGGTTGACGACCTCACCGGCAAACGCCTCGGCCGTGCCAAATCGGCCACCTTCCGCACCGCTGATGTGGTGGGCTTGGATACCTTCGCCCATGTGGCCAAAACCATGGAAGACAACCTGCCGCAAGACCCATGGCACGCTCATTTTACGCTGCCGCAATGGCTGCACACGCTGATCGAAAACGGCGCCCTCGGCTCAAAAACCAAGGCCGGCATCTTTAAAAAAGAAGGCAAACGCATCATGATGTTCGACCCGGCCGCGGGCGAATATGTGGCTTCAAATAAAAAAGCCGACAGCGAAGTTACCGACATTCTGAAAGAAAAAGACTGGGGCAAAAAGCTGGCTGCCCTGCGCGCAAGCGACAACCCGCAGGCGCAATTTTTGTGGGCGATTTTGCGCGATTCGTTCCACTACATCGCCGTGCACGGCCACAGCATCGCCACCACTGCCCGCGATGTCGATTTCGCCATCCGCTGGGGCTTCGGCTGGGAACAAGGCCCGCTGGAAATCTGGCAGGCCGCCGGCGTGCAGCAGGTTGCCGGCTGGATTCAGGAAGACATCGATGCGGGCGAGGCCATGAGCAATGCGCCGCTGCCCGAGTGGCTCAAAGGCGTGGAAGCGTTCCACAACAATGAAGGCAGCTTCAATTTCAGCACCGGCGCTTACGATGCGCGCTCATCGCTCGATGTTTACCAACGCCAATTCCGCCCCGCCGCGCTGTTGGGCGAAAACCTGCCGCCGCTGGGCAAAACCGTGTTTGAAACCGAAGTGATGCGCGGCTTTACCTTTGATGACGAAATTTTGGTGATTGAAAACCTGAATAAAATGCGCGCCATCAGCCGCGCCGTACTCGAAAGCATCAATCAGGCCATCGCCATTGCCGAAAAAGACTTTAAAGCGCTGGTGTTTTGGGCGCCCGAAGCACCGTTTTCAGTGGGCGCGGATTTGAAATCGATGATGCCCGAATTTGCCACCGGCGATTTCGAAGCGATTGAGAGCATGGTGAAATTGTTCCAAGACACTTCGATGAACCTGCGCTACAGCCAAATCCCCACCGTGTCGGCGGTGCAAGGCTTCGCGTTTGGCGGCGGCTGCGAATTTGTGATGCACAGCAATAAAGTGGTGGCGGCGCTGGAAAGCTATGTCGGCCTGGTGGAAGTGGGCGTCGGCCTGATTCCCGCCGGCGGCGGCACCAAAGATTTCGCCTTGCAGGCCGCACGCGCCAGCCAAGGCGACCTGCTGGCCGCCCTGAAAGACCGCTACATGAATCTGGCCATGGCTAAAGTGGCCACCAGCGCGATTGAGGCCAAAGAAATGGGCTTTATGCGCGAAAGCGATGTGGTGGTGTTCAACAGCTACGAGTTGCTGCATGTGGCGCTGGCCGAAGCGAAAACACTGGCCGACAGCGGCTTCCGCCCCGATATGCCCGCCACCTTCCCCGTGGCCGGCCGCAGCGGCGCCGCCTCGATTAAAGGCCAATTGCTCAACATGAAAGAGGGCGGCTTTATCAGCGAATACGATATGCACATCGGCAGCCAAATCGCTTGGGTGATTACCGGCGGCGACGTCGACCCCGGCACCCTTGTCGACGAACAATGGGTGTTGGATTTGGAGCGCCAAGTGTTTGTCGATTTGCTGAAAAACGAGAAAACGCTGGAGCGCATCGAAAACATGATGTCCACCGGCAAGCCGTTGCGCAACTGA
- a CDS encoding acetyl-CoA C-acyltransferase, with the protein MKQLREAYIVAATRTPIGKAPRGMLRTTRPDDMLAHVIRSVVAQAPGFDPAEINDVVAGCAFPEAESGLNFARIAALLAGLPETVGGITINRYCSSGINALQIAADRIRTGEAEAVIAAGSESMSMIPMMGNKVSLNPEIFAKEENLGIAYGMGLTAEKVAEQWNVSREDQDAFALESHKRALAAIETGKFKAEISPIEAVYRSADLGSREVKEVRKLCDTDEGPRADTSAEGLAKLRPVFAAKGSVTAGNSSQMSDGAGALLVVSEEVLKRYNLTPIARYEGFAVRGVPPEIMGIGPKEAIPAVLKSSGLSLSDMKWIELNEAFAAQSLAVIRDLDLDTAIVNPNGGAIALGHPLGATGAIRAATAIHGLRERGEKGYAMVTMCIGTGMGAAGLIEVL; encoded by the coding sequence GTGAAACAATTAAGAGAAGCCTATATCGTAGCCGCCACCCGCACCCCCATCGGCAAAGCCCCGCGCGGCATGCTGCGCACCACCCGCCCCGACGACATGCTCGCGCACGTTATCCGCTCAGTGGTGGCGCAGGCGCCGGGATTTGACCCCGCCGAAATCAATGATGTGGTGGCAGGCTGCGCCTTCCCCGAAGCCGAATCCGGCCTCAACTTTGCCCGCATCGCCGCCTTGTTGGCCGGCTTGCCCGAAACCGTGGGCGGCATCACCATCAACCGCTATTGCTCCAGCGGCATCAACGCGCTGCAAATCGCCGCCGACCGCATCCGCACCGGTGAGGCCGAAGCCGTGATTGCGGCGGGCAGCGAGAGCATGTCGATGATTCCGATGATGGGCAACAAAGTGTCGCTCAACCCTGAAATCTTCGCCAAAGAAGAAAATCTGGGCATCGCTTACGGCATGGGGTTGACCGCCGAAAAAGTGGCCGAACAATGGAACGTCAGCCGCGAAGATCAAGATGCGTTTGCGTTGGAAAGCCACAAACGTGCGCTGGCTGCGATTGAAACCGGCAAGTTCAAAGCCGAAATCAGCCCGATTGAAGCCGTGTACCGCAGCGCCGACTTGGGCAGCCGCGAAGTGAAAGAAGTGCGCAAACTGTGCGACACCGACGAAGGCCCCCGTGCCGACACTTCCGCCGAAGGTTTGGCCAAACTGCGCCCCGTATTTGCCGCCAAAGGCAGCGTAACCGCAGGCAATTCCTCGCAAATGTCGGACGGCGCGGGTGCCTTGCTGGTGGTGAGCGAAGAGGTGCTGAAACGCTACAACCTTACCCCCATCGCCCGCTACGAAGGCTTCGCCGTGCGCGGTGTGCCGCCCGAAATCATGGGCATCGGCCCCAAAGAAGCCATTCCGGCGGTGTTGAAATCATCAGGCTTGAGCTTGAGCGACATGAAATGGATTGAGCTGAACGAAGCCTTTGCCGCCCAATCGCTGGCGGTAATCCGCGATTTGGATTTAGACACCGCCATCGTCAACCCCAACGGCGGCGCCATCGCGCTGGGTCATCCGCTCGGCGCCACCGGCGCCATCCGCGCCGCCACCGCCATCCACGGCTTGCGCGAGCGCGGCGAAAAAGGCTATGCCATGGTGACCATGTGTATCGGCACCGGCATGGGCGCAGCGGGTTTGATTGAAGTGCTGTAA
- a CDS encoding peroxiredoxin, with protein sequence MAVLVNKPAPFFHDSDKTFAAVLGDGSIVEDFNFQAAAKGKYAVVFFYPLDFTFVCPSEIIAHDHRVEAFKQRNVEVFSVSCDSQFTHNAWRNTPLNEGGIGAVKFTMVADVKHELMQAYDVESADGVAFRGSFLIDKNGIVQHQVVNNLPLGRNVDEMLRMVDALQFFEENGEVCPAGWNKGDKGMTASPDGVAAYLAADADKL encoded by the coding sequence ATGGCCGTATTGGTAAACAAACCCGCTCCGTTTTTTCACGACAGCGACAAAACATTCGCAGCGGTATTGGGTGACGGCAGCATCGTCGAAGATTTCAACTTTCAGGCCGCGGCCAAGGGCAAATATGCGGTCGTATTTTTTTATCCGCTCGATTTCACCTTTGTGTGCCCGTCTGAAATCATCGCCCACGACCACCGTGTAGAAGCCTTCAAACAGCGCAATGTAGAAGTGTTTTCGGTATCGTGCGACAGCCAGTTTACCCACAATGCCTGGCGCAACACCCCGCTTAACGAAGGCGGTATCGGCGCGGTGAAATTTACCATGGTGGCCGATGTGAAACATGAGCTGATGCAGGCTTATGATGTGGAAAGCGCCGACGGCGTGGCATTCCGCGGTTCGTTTTTAATCGACAAAAACGGCATCGTGCAACACCAGGTGGTCAACAATCTGCCGCTCGGCCGCAATGTAGACGAAATGCTGCGCATGGTAGATGCACTGCAATTCTTTGAAGAAAACGGCGAAGTGTGCCCGGCCGGCTGGAACAAAGGCGACAAAGGCATGACCGCCAGCCCCGACGGTGTGGCGGCTTATCTGGCCGCCGATGCCGACAAGCTGTAA
- the pyk gene encoding pyruvate kinase, which produces MSTTKRDLTRIRHNTKIVATLGPGSNNVDLLEDMIRVGGLNVVRFNFSHGTAEFHQENAKIVREAAKRAGHEVAIMADLQGPKIRVGKLVNGFIELNAGEKLLLDAAHEGEGTRERVGLDYRDLPNDVKAGDILLLDDGLLTLIVDSVNGSEILTTVQNSHKLKSNKGINKQGGGLSAGALTEKDFRDLKTAVAIGCDYLAVSFVKSAEDLKIARDLVEQEMQGSDAVRPGLVSKIERVEAIENLDEIIKASDGIMVARGDLAVEVGNAAVPALQKRMIKRARELRRFSITATQMMESMITNPVPTRAEVSDVANAVLDGTDAVMCSAETAVGAYPFETVRQMAIICAAAEAEQDSLNGVDESNIHPPVGTNLAVASGAVHVARAVQAKAIVALTESGSTAFQISRHSIQLPVYALTPSVSAQRRMAMYRGVRPIMLATSKDHDTAVDEVEAMLVERKVLESGDQYIITSGSRMRESGSTNMLQVMEVR; this is translated from the coding sequence ATGAGCACGACCAAACGCGACTTAACCCGTATCCGCCACAACACCAAAATCGTGGCCACACTCGGCCCGGGCAGCAACAATGTTGACCTGCTCGAAGACATGATCCGTGTCGGCGGCCTCAACGTGGTGCGCTTCAACTTCAGCCACGGCACCGCCGAATTTCATCAGGAAAACGCCAAAATCGTACGCGAAGCCGCCAAACGCGCCGGCCATGAAGTGGCCATTATGGCCGACCTGCAAGGCCCGAAAATCCGCGTGGGCAAACTGGTCAACGGCTTTATCGAATTAAACGCCGGCGAAAAGCTGCTGCTCGATGCCGCCCATGAAGGCGAAGGCACCCGCGAACGTGTCGGCCTCGACTACCGCGACCTGCCCAACGATGTCAAAGCCGGCGATATCTTGCTGCTCGACGACGGCCTGCTGACCCTGATTGTCGACAGCGTAAACGGCAGCGAAATCCTCACCACCGTGCAAAACAGCCACAAGCTCAAATCCAACAAAGGCATCAACAAACAAGGCGGCGGCTTGTCTGCCGGCGCGCTGACCGAAAAAGATTTCCGCGACCTCAAAACCGCCGTGGCCATCGGCTGCGACTATCTGGCGGTCAGCTTCGTGAAATCGGCCGAAGACCTCAAAATTGCCCGCGATTTGGTCGAGCAGGAAATGCAGGGCAGCGATGCCGTGCGCCCCGGCCTGGTATCCAAAATCGAGCGTGTGGAAGCGATTGAAAACCTCGACGAAATCATCAAAGCTTCAGACGGCATCATGGTAGCCCGCGGCGATTTGGCCGTAGAAGTCGGCAATGCCGCCGTGCCCGCGCTGCAAAAACGCATGATCAAACGCGCCCGCGAGCTGCGCCGCTTCAGCATCACCGCCACCCAAATGATGGAAAGCATGATCACCAACCCCGTGCCCACCCGCGCCGAAGTAAGCGACGTGGCCAACGCCGTGCTCGACGGCACCGATGCGGTAATGTGTTCCGCCGAAACCGCCGTGGGTGCCTATCCGTTTGAAACCGTGCGTCAAATGGCGATTATCTGCGCCGCCGCCGAAGCCGAACAAGATTCGCTCAACGGCGTAGACGAAAGCAACATCCACCCGCCGGTGGGCACCAACCTAGCGGTGGCCAGCGGCGCCGTGCACGTTGCCCGCGCCGTTCAGGCCAAAGCCATCGTGGCCTTAACCGAAAGCGGCTCCACCGCCTTCCAAATCAGCCGCCACAGCATCCAACTGCCGGTTTACGCGCTCACCCCGAGCGTATCCGCCCAGCGCCGCATGGCCATGTATCGCGGCGTGCGCCCGATTATGTTGGCCACCAGCAAAGATCACGATACCGCTGTGGATGAAGTGGAAGCCATGCTGGTTGAGCGCAAGGTGCTGGAAAGCGGCGACCAATACATCATCACCAGCGGCTCACGCATGCGCGAGAGCGGCAGCACCAACATGCTGCAAGTGATGGAAGTGCGCTGA
- a CDS encoding gamma carbonic anhydrase family protein, whose product MNIRPYLEQSPKIDASCYIDPACVVIGEVALAEQVSVWPFAVIRGDVNSIRIGARSNVQDLSMLHVSHKNEAKPEGSPLVIGEDVTIGHKVMLHGCTIGNRVLVGMGSTIMDDVVIEDDVMIGACSLVPPRKRLAGGYLYVGSPVKQIRALTEEEKAFLVYSAAHYMRVAANHKQSGHQP is encoded by the coding sequence ATGAACATCCGCCCCTATCTGGAACAGAGCCCTAAAATCGATGCAAGCTGCTATATCGACCCTGCCTGCGTGGTGATCGGCGAGGTGGCGCTGGCGGAACAGGTGTCGGTGTGGCCGTTTGCGGTGATACGCGGCGATGTCAACAGCATCCGTATCGGCGCACGCAGCAATGTGCAAGATTTGAGCATGCTGCATGTGTCGCACAAAAACGAAGCCAAGCCCGAAGGCTCGCCGCTGGTAATCGGCGAAGATGTTACCATCGGCCACAAAGTCATGCTGCACGGCTGCACCATCGGCAACCGCGTGCTGGTAGGCATGGGCAGCACCATTATGGATGATGTGGTGATTGAAGATGATGTGATGATCGGCGCATGCAGCCTGGTGCCGCCGCGCAAACGGCTGGCAGGCGGTTATTTATACGTCGGCTCGCCGGTCAAGCAGATACGTGCGCTCACAGAAGAAGAAAAAGCTTTTCTGGTGTATTCCGCCGCCCACTACATGCGCGTGGCCGCCAACCACAAGCAATCGGGCCATCAGCCTTAA
- the argE gene encoding acetylornithine deacetylase — protein sequence MNTVDRLARLIAFDTTSRYSNLALIHDCADYLESLGLKPWLAHNPEQTKANLFATIPAEGGSTDGGLVLSGHTDVVPTDGQQWHSDPYTANIRNGRLYGRGSADMKGFIAAVLAAAPAMVQAKLKRPLHIALSYDEEIGCLGAPVMIAELQRRGLAPEHCIVGEPTSMRMVVAHKGIHTFKCAVHGKAAHSSLTPQGVNAIEYAAKLIVFINGLAGRLKARHDTDPDYDVPFSTLSVNTIGGGIAGNIVPQLCEFEFDYRNLPHMSPADILAPIETHIREVLQPQMQAVDEACGIEVKHGENVPAMPEAEARLLHELVTQLVEDSARLKVAYATEGGQFQQAGIATVICGPGNIEQAHKADEFVELAQLARCDAFLQKLIAAQSV from the coding sequence ATGAATACCGTTGACCGACTTGCCCGCCTGATTGCTTTCGATACCACCAGCCGCTATTCCAATCTGGCGCTGATACACGATTGCGCCGATTATCTCGAATCGCTCGGCCTCAAGCCCTGGCTGGCGCACAATCCCGAGCAGACCAAAGCCAATCTGTTTGCCACCATTCCCGCTGAGGGCGGCAGCACCGACGGCGGGCTGGTGCTGAGCGGCCACACCGATGTGGTGCCGACAGACGGCCAGCAGTGGCATTCCGACCCCTACACCGCCAATATCCGCAACGGCCGTCTTTACGGGCGCGGCAGCGCCGACATGAAAGGCTTTATCGCCGCCGTGCTTGCCGCTGCGCCCGCGATGGTGCAGGCCAAACTTAAACGCCCGTTGCACATCGCACTTTCATACGATGAAGAAATCGGTTGCCTCGGCGCGCCGGTGATGATTGCCGAATTGCAGCGGCGCGGCCTCGCGCCCGAACACTGCATAGTCGGTGAGCCCACGTCGATGCGCATGGTGGTGGCGCACAAAGGCATCCACACCTTCAAATGCGCCGTGCACGGCAAAGCCGCCCATTCATCGCTCACGCCGCAAGGGGTAAACGCCATCGAATATGCCGCCAAACTGATTGTGTTTATCAACGGCTTGGCAGGCCGTCTGAAAGCCCGCCACGACACCGACCCCGATTACGACGTGCCGTTTTCCACTCTGAGTGTCAACACCATCGGCGGCGGCATTGCCGGCAATATCGTGCCGCAGCTGTGCGAATTCGAATTCGACTACCGCAACCTGCCGCACATGAGCCCCGCCGATATTCTTGCGCCGATTGAAACGCATATCCGCGAAGTGTTGCAGCCGCAGATGCAGGCGGTGGATGAGGCTTGCGGCATTGAAGTGAAACACGGCGAAAACGTGCCCGCCATGCCCGAAGCCGAAGCGCGGCTGCTGCATGAGCTGGTTACTCAGCTGGTAGAAGATTCCGCCCGCCTGAAAGTGGCCTATGCCACCGAAGGCGGCCAGTTTCAGCAGGCCGGTATCGCCACCGTGATTTGCGGCCCCGGCAATATCGAGCAGGCGCACAAAGCCGATGAATTTGTCGAGCTGGCGCAACTGGCGCGGTGCGATGCCTTTTTGCAGAAACTGATTGCCGCGCAGAGCGTTTGA
- a CDS encoding factor H binding family protein — translation MSRLSLLGVFAATLTLAACGSSGSSTGNLSADATTTPLNPTTPANGYRTIQIPEWSDDDSYNYYIKLDGKTYHSGDTIDISHYPQGLTETALDSGLTIKNPTGDYQKAYDGKLYLYKQAYSVVAGNYIHNQYRSNNNNQPELIDAFSVAEIQGDATPFDALPGTGRYTYKGEAFSAGEKGTLTYTADFGRKLGSGRITGLATFGDITLNSAPITRIKDENFNGAGVSLDSSSAVSAKLGSGTYGLGFFGPQANELAGMAEFTRPGSSEFELEEQDLEIGFGGKR, via the coding sequence ATGTCACGCTTATCTCTGCTCGGCGTATTTGCCGCCACCTTGACTCTGGCTGCTTGCGGTAGTAGCGGTAGCAGCACGGGTAATCTGTCTGCTGATGCCACCACCACACCTTTAAATCCAACCACACCGGCCAACGGTTACCGCACAATACAAATACCGGAATGGTCGGATGATGATTCTTACAACTATTACATCAAGCTTGACGGCAAAACCTATCACAGCGGCGACACGATTGATATTTCGCACTACCCGCAAGGCTTGACGGAAACCGCATTGGATAGCGGGCTGACGATAAAAAACCCAACCGGCGATTATCAGAAAGCTTACGACGGCAAATTGTATCTCTACAAACAAGCCTATTCAGTGGTGGCCGGCAACTATATACACAATCAATATCGCAGTAACAACAACAACCAACCCGAGCTGATTGATGCATTTTCAGTAGCGGAGATTCAAGGCGATGCAACCCCCTTTGATGCATTACCCGGCACAGGCCGCTACACCTATAAAGGTGAAGCATTCAGCGCGGGTGAAAAAGGCACGCTGACTTATACCGCAGACTTCGGCCGCAAGCTTGGCAGCGGCAGGATTACAGGACTGGCAACCTTCGGCGATATCACGCTGAACAGCGCTCCGATTACTCGAATAAAAGATGAGAATTTCAATGGTGCAGGCGTATCTCTAGATAGCAGTAGCGCCGTCTCCGCCAAATTAGGGAGCGGCACATACGGCTTGGGCTTTTTCGGCCCTCAAGCCAACGAGCTTGCCGGTATGGCCGAATTCACACGCCCAGGCAGCTCTGAATTTGAGCTGGAAGAGCAAGATCTTGAAATCGGCTTCGGCGGCAAACGCTGA
- the prmC gene encoding peptide chain release factor N(5)-glutamine methyltransferase: MPQTLAQWLQNSPLPKSEARMLLQQATGLSRAQLITRDGNILAADIQTTLDALAARRLQGEPMAYILGSREFYGRPFAVTPAVLIPRPETEHLVEAALAHLPPGGKVWDLGTGSGAVAVTIALERPDARVRASDISRAALAVAAQNAQALGATIEFAHGSWFAVDRPSECGSYDVIVSNPPYIEAGDAHLTQGDLRFEPQHALTDFSDGLSCIRTLVENAPQYLKHSGRLMVEHGFNQGAAAREIFTGSGFKEVVTLVDLAGLDRITCGQW, translated from the coding sequence ATGCCGCAAACCCTTGCCCAATGGCTGCAAAACAGCCCGCTCCCGAAATCAGAAGCCCGCATGCTGCTGCAACAGGCAACCGGCCTGAGCCGTGCCCAACTGATTACCCGCGACGGCAACATCCTGGCCGCCGATATTCAAACAACGCTTGATGCCTTGGCCGCCCGCCGTTTGCAGGGCGAGCCGATGGCCTATATTTTGGGCAGCCGCGAATTTTACGGCCGCCCGTTTGCCGTTACCCCCGCCGTATTGATTCCCCGCCCCGAAACCGAACACCTGGTCGAAGCCGCGTTGGCGCATTTGCCGCCGGGCGGCAAGGTGTGGGATTTGGGCACGGGCAGCGGCGCCGTTGCCGTTACCATCGCACTGGAGCGGCCCGATGCCCGGGTGCGCGCTTCCGATATCAGCCGGGCCGCGCTGGCGGTGGCCGCACAAAATGCACAGGCATTGGGGGCAACAATCGAATTTGCCCACGGCTCGTGGTTTGCTGTCGACAGGCCGTCTGAATGCGGCAGCTACGATGTGATTGTGTCGAACCCGCCCTATATCGAAGCCGGCGATGCCCATTTGACACAAGGCGATTTACGCTTCGAACCGCAACACGCGCTCACCGATTTTTCAGACGGCCTGAGCTGCATCCGCACGCTGGTTGAAAATGCGCCGCAGTATTTGAAACACAGCGGCCGGCTGATGGTGGAACACGGCTTCAATCAAGGCGCCGCAGCACGGGAAATTTTTACCGGCAGCGGTTTTAAAGAGGTGGTGACGTTGGTTGATTTGGCCGGATTGGATAGAATCACCTGCGGACAATGGTAA
- the mgtE gene encoding magnesium transporter, whose amino-acid sequence MSIEAQNPSQTDLERLPLDIARIHELAESLLPVYEQIEANRPLEEHKLNTCLVELIGLLRELHPADVATVLESLPQKERMLVWHLAAPEEDGEVLLEVSDAVRETLIETMDKEELLAAVEDLDADELAELADDLPNQVVYEALKTRDEEERAQVQAAMSYEDDQVGALMDFELVSIRADVSCEVVLRYLRRFEQLPDHTDKIFVVDDHEVLQGVLPIRKLLVADPEERVENVMATEVVRFRPEDDAEEAAQAFERYDLVTAPVVDENKKLIGRVTIDEMVDVIREESEADMLNMAGLQEEEDLFAPVLDSVKNRWMWLAINLCTAFIASRVIGAFEGSIAKIVALAALMPIVAGIGGNSGNQTITMIVRAMATGQLSGNQARRLLKKEVAVALVNGVIWGSVMGLVSWLLYDSPGIGLVMVAAMTLNLLLAATVGVLIPVAMEKAGRDPALGSSVLITAVTDSGGFLIFLGLATIFLL is encoded by the coding sequence ATGAGCATCGAAGCACAAAACCCTTCTCAAACAGACCTTGAACGGCTGCCGCTGGATATCGCCCGCATTCACGAGCTGGCAGAATCGCTGTTGCCCGTTTATGAGCAAATCGAAGCCAACCGGCCGCTTGAAGAGCACAAACTCAATACCTGCCTGGTAGAATTAATCGGCCTTTTGCGCGAGCTGCACCCGGCCGATGTGGCCACGGTGTTGGAATCGCTGCCGCAAAAAGAGCGGATGCTGGTATGGCATTTGGCCGCGCCCGAAGAAGACGGCGAGGTGTTGCTCGAAGTATCTGATGCGGTGCGCGAAACCCTGATTGAAACCATGGATAAGGAAGAGCTCCTGGCCGCGGTGGAAGATCTGGATGCCGATGAATTGGCCGAACTGGCCGACGACCTGCCCAACCAGGTGGTGTATGAAGCGCTGAAAACCCGCGATGAAGAAGAGCGCGCGCAAGTGCAGGCGGCGATGTCGTATGAAGACGACCAAGTGGGGGCGCTGATGGATTTCGAGCTGGTGAGCATCCGCGCCGATGTCAGCTGCGAAGTGGTATTGCGCTATCTGCGCCGCTTCGAGCAGCTGCCCGACCACACCGACAAGATTTTTGTGGTTGATGATCACGAGGTGTTGCAGGGGGTGTTGCCGATTCGCAAATTATTGGTGGCCGACCCTGAAGAGCGGGTGGAAAATGTGATGGCCACCGAAGTGGTGCGCTTCCGCCCGGAAGACGATGCCGAAGAAGCGGCACAGGCGTTTGAGCGCTACGACTTGGTAACCGCGCCGGTGGTCGATGAAAACAAAAAGCTGATCGGCCGGGTTACCATTGATGAAATGGTTGACGTGATTCGTGAAGAATCTGAGGCCGATATGTTGAACATGGCCGGTTTGCAAGAAGAAGAAGATTTGTTTGCGCCGGTGCTCGATTCAGTGAAAAACCGCTGGATGTGGCTGGCCATCAATTTGTGCACAGCTTTTATCGCCAGCCGCGTGATTGGCGCTTTTGAAGGCTCGATTGCCAAAATTGTAGCGCTGGCGGCGCTGATGCCGATTGTGGCCGGCATCGGCGGCAATTCGGGCAACCAGACCATCACCATGATTGTGCGCGCCATGGCCACCGGCCAGCTTTCCGGCAACCAGGCGCGGCGGCTGCTGAAAAAAGAAGTGGCGGTGGCGCTGGTTAACGGTGTGATTTGGGGCAGCGTGATGGGCTTGGTGTCGTGGCTGCTGTACGACAGCCCCGGCATCGGCCTGGTGATGGTGGCGGCGATGACGCTCAACCTCTTGCTCGCGGCTACTGTGGGCGTGTTGATTCCCGTGGCGATGGAAAAAGCCGGCCGCGATCCGGCGCTCGGCAGCTCGGTGCTGATTACCGCAGTGACCGACTCCGGCGGTTTTCTGATTTTCCTGGGCTTGGCCACGATATTTTTATTGTAA